In Vidua chalybeata isolate OUT-0048 chromosome 9, bVidCha1 merged haplotype, whole genome shotgun sequence, a genomic segment contains:
- the PRKAB2 gene encoding 5'-AMP-activated protein kinase subunit beta-2 isoform X1 — translation MGNTTSERVSGERHGSKSHRSDSSGASHPAKEHPHKIMVGSTDDPSVFSSHDSKIPGDKEFVSWQPDLEESVKPSQQARPTVIRWADGGKEVFISGSFNNWSTKIPLIKSHNDFVAILDLPEGEHQYKFFVDGQWVHDPSEPVVTSQMGTINNLIHVKKSDFEVFDALKVDSLESSETSGRDLSSSPPGPYGQEMYVYRPEERFKSPPILPPHLLQVILNKDTNISCDPALLPEPNHVMLNHLYALSIKDGVMVLSATHRYKKKYVTTLLYKPI, via the exons ATGGGGAACACCACCAGCGAGCGGGTGTCTGGGGAGCGCCATGGCTCCAAGTCCCACCGCTCAGACAGCTCCGGTGCCTCCCACCCCGCCAAGGAGCACCCGCACAAGATCATGGTGGGCAGCACTGATGACCCCAGCGTTTTCAGCTCCCATGACTCCAAG ATTCCTGGGGACAAGGAGTTTGTGTCGTGGCAGCCAGATCTGGAGGAGTCAGTGAAACCATCCCAACAGGCTCGTCCGACTGTCATACGCTGGGCTGATGGAGGCAAGGAGGTCTTCATCTCTGGATCCTTCAACAACTGGAGCACCAAGATCCCACTCATCAAGAG CCACAATGACTTCGTTGCTATCCTGGACCTTCCAGAAGGAGAGCACCAGTACAAATTTTTTGTGGATGGCCAGTGGGTCCATGATCCATCTGAG CCTGTGGTTACCAGCCAGATGGGGACGATAAACAACCTCATCCACGTCAAGAAGTCTGACTTCGAGGTGTTTGATGCATTGAAGGTGGATTCCCTGGAGAGCTCAGAAACCTCAGGTCGGG ATTTATCCAGCTCCCCACCGGGACCTTATGGCCAGGAGATGTACGTATACCGGCCCGAGGAGCGCTTCAAATCCCCACCCATCCTCCCGCCTCACCTCCTCCAGGTCATCCTCAACAAGGACACCAACATCTCG TGtgacccagcactgctgcccgAGCCCAACCACGTCATGCTCAATCACCTCTACGCGCTCTCCATCAAG GATGGCGTGATGGTGCTCAGTGCCACGCACCGCTACAAGAAGAAGTACGTCACCACGCTGCTGTACAAGCCCATCTGA
- the PRKAB2 gene encoding 5'-AMP-activated protein kinase subunit beta-2 isoform X2 translates to MGNTTSERVSGERHGSKSHRSDSSGASHPAKEHPHKIMVGSTDDPSVFSSHDSKIPGDKEFVSWQPDLEESVKPSQQARPTVIRWADGGKEVFISGSFNNWSTKIPLIKSHNDFVAILDLPEGEHQYKFFVDGQWVHDPSEPVVTSQMGTINNLIHVKKSDFEVFDALKVDSLESSETSDLSSSPPGPYGQEMYVYRPEERFKSPPILPPHLLQVILNKDTNISCDPALLPEPNHVMLNHLYALSIKDGVMVLSATHRYKKKYVTTLLYKPI, encoded by the exons ATGGGGAACACCACCAGCGAGCGGGTGTCTGGGGAGCGCCATGGCTCCAAGTCCCACCGCTCAGACAGCTCCGGTGCCTCCCACCCCGCCAAGGAGCACCCGCACAAGATCATGGTGGGCAGCACTGATGACCCCAGCGTTTTCAGCTCCCATGACTCCAAG ATTCCTGGGGACAAGGAGTTTGTGTCGTGGCAGCCAGATCTGGAGGAGTCAGTGAAACCATCCCAACAGGCTCGTCCGACTGTCATACGCTGGGCTGATGGAGGCAAGGAGGTCTTCATCTCTGGATCCTTCAACAACTGGAGCACCAAGATCCCACTCATCAAGAG CCACAATGACTTCGTTGCTATCCTGGACCTTCCAGAAGGAGAGCACCAGTACAAATTTTTTGTGGATGGCCAGTGGGTCCATGATCCATCTGAG CCTGTGGTTACCAGCCAGATGGGGACGATAAACAACCTCATCCACGTCAAGAAGTCTGACTTCGAGGTGTTTGATGCATTGAAGGTGGATTCCCTGGAGAGCTCAGAAACCTCAG ATTTATCCAGCTCCCCACCGGGACCTTATGGCCAGGAGATGTACGTATACCGGCCCGAGGAGCGCTTCAAATCCCCACCCATCCTCCCGCCTCACCTCCTCCAGGTCATCCTCAACAAGGACACCAACATCTCG TGtgacccagcactgctgcccgAGCCCAACCACGTCATGCTCAATCACCTCTACGCGCTCTCCATCAAG GATGGCGTGATGGTGCTCAGTGCCACGCACCGCTACAAGAAGAAGTACGTCACCACGCTGCTGTACAAGCCCATCTGA